The genomic segment TCCGCCGTGGTCGCTGCGGATCCAGGACGGCTCGCCGCTCTCGCTGATCACGATGGTGCGCGGCGACGCCTGGATCCTCAAGCCGGATCATGAGCCCGCCCGGATCGGCGCGGGGGACGTGGCCGTCGTCAACGGTGTGGAGCCGTACGTGGTGGCCGACGAGCCCGGCACCGCCCCCCAGGTGATCATCCATCCGGGGCAGCGCTGCCAGATGGCCGACGGTTCCGAGGTGACGCTGACCGGCCAGGGCGTACGGACGTGGGGCACCCGGCCCGACGCGCCGACGGTGATGGTCAGCGGGACGTATCAGATGCACAGCGAGGTCAGCCGGCGCATGCTCGACGCGCTGCCGGGCCTGCTGATCCGGCCGGCCGAGGCGGGCGACCGTTCGCTGATCGACCTGCTCGTGCGCGAGATGAACGGCACCGAACCGGCCCAGGACCTGGTGCTCGACCGCCTGCTCGACCTGGTGCTGGTCAGTGTGCTGCGGTCCTGGCTGGCCACGCCGGCCGACGACGCCCCGGGCTGGCAACGGGCCCAGACGGATCCCGTGGTCGGCCCGGCCCTGCGCGTGATCCACGACGATCCGGCGTACGGGTGGACCGTGGCTTCGCTGGCGGCCCGCACCGGGGTGTCGCGGGCCTCGCTGGCGCGCCGGTTCACCGAGGTCGTGGGCGAGTCCCCGATGGCGTATCTGACCAGCTGGCGGCTCACCCTGGCCGCCGATCTGCTGCGGCAGGGCGACGCCACCCTGGAGTCGGTGGCCCGGCGCGTCGGCTACGGCAGCGCGTTCGCCCTGAGCACGGCGTTCAAGCGGGAACGCGGGGTGAGCCCGCAGGAGTATCGCCGCCGCCCGCCCCTCGCGCCGCACGCGTCTCCCCTGCCCCGGGTGGTGCGGCTCACGTAGGTCCGCGGCCCGATGTGGGGGTCAGACCCGATGCGGACCCGCCCCGGGCCGGGCAGGGTCAAGGGGAAGCGTTTTTCTCCTGAGAGTCGGGTGATCCCGCGTGTCGCTGTTCTGGCGGATCTTCTCGTTGAACGCGGCGGTGCTGACCGTCGCGGCCCTCGTGCTGCTCTTCGCCCCGGTGACCGTCTCGTCGACCGCACGGCTGGCCGAGGCGCTCATCATCCTGGCCGGCACCGCGGTCACCCTGGTCGCGAACGCGGCCATGCTGCGCGTCGGCCTGGCCCCGCTGGCCCGGCTGACCCGCGTGATGACCACGATCGACCTGCTCAAACCGGGCACCCGGCTGGCCCCGAGCGGTCAGGGCGAGATCGCCGCGCTGATCACCGCGTTCAACTCGATGCTGGAGCGGCTGGAGACCGAGCGGGCGTCCAGCGCCGGGCGGGCCCTGTCGGCGCAGGAGGCCGAGCGGCACCGGATCGCGCAGGAGCTGCACGACGAGATCGGCCAGACGTTGACGGCCGTGCTGCTCGACCTCAAGCGGGTGGCCAAGACGGCCCCCGAGGCGGTGCGCGACCAGCTGCTGGCGGTGCAGGAGAGCACCCGCAACGCGCTCGACGAGATCCGCCGGATCGCGCGCCGGTTGCGGCCGGGCGTGCTCGACGAGCTGGGGCTGGGCAGCGCCTTGCGCGCGCTGGCGGGCGAGTTCACCACGGCCGGCATGTCCGTACGGCGTCAGGTCAGCAACGACCTGCCGGTGCTGCCCAAGGACGTCGAGCTCGTCGTCTACCGGGTCGCCCAGGAGAGCCTGACCAACGCCGCCCGGCACTCGGCGGCGCAGCACGTGGATCTGGTGCTGTCACAGAAGAACGACGAACTGCATTTGTGCGTACGCGATGACGGCCGCGGCCTGCGAGGCGCGGCGGAGGGAGCGGGGATCCGCGGCATGCGAGAACGGGCACTACTGATCGGGGCCGGTCTGACGGTCGAATCCGGGACCACCGGCGGCACCTCGGTACACCTGCGGGTGCCCACATGATCCGGATCCTGCTGGCCGACGACC from the Paractinoplanes abujensis genome contains:
- a CDS encoding AraC family transcriptional regulator → MDALTGLLDGPRARGAFLLRSVLDPPWSLRIQDGSPLSLITMVRGDAWILKPDHEPARIGAGDVAVVNGVEPYVVADEPGTAPQVIIHPGQRCQMADGSEVTLTGQGVRTWGTRPDAPTVMVSGTYQMHSEVSRRMLDALPGLLIRPAEAGDRSLIDLLVREMNGTEPAQDLVLDRLLDLVLVSVLRSWLATPADDAPGWQRAQTDPVVGPALRVIHDDPAYGWTVASLAARTGVSRASLARRFTEVVGESPMAYLTSWRLTLAADLLRQGDATLESVARRVGYGSAFALSTAFKRERGVSPQEYRRRPPLAPHASPLPRVVRLT
- a CDS encoding sensor histidine kinase → MSLFWRIFSLNAAVLTVAALVLLFAPVTVSSTARLAEALIILAGTAVTLVANAAMLRVGLAPLARLTRVMTTIDLLKPGTRLAPSGQGEIAALITAFNSMLERLETERASSAGRALSAQEAERHRIAQELHDEIGQTLTAVLLDLKRVAKTAPEAVRDQLLAVQESTRNALDEIRRIARRLRPGVLDELGLGSALRALAGEFTTAGMSVRRQVSNDLPVLPKDVELVVYRVAQESLTNAARHSAAQHVDLVLSQKNDELHLCVRDDGRGLRGAAEGAGIRGMRERALLIGAGLTVESGTTGGTSVHLRVPT